A portion of the Pseudopipra pipra isolate bDixPip1 chromosome 1, bDixPip1.hap1, whole genome shotgun sequence genome contains these proteins:
- the LOC135405161 gene encoding histone H3.v1-like — translation MNKNKKMNKRKREKEEKEKEEEEEEEEEEEEEEEEEEEEEEEEEEEEEEEEEEEEEEEEEEEKEKEKEKEKEKKKKEEEEEEEEEKKEKKEKEKKKEKEKK, via the coding sequence atgaacaagaacaagaaaatgaacaagaggaagagggagaaggaggagaaggagaaggaagaggaagaggaagaggaagaggaagaggaagaggaagaggaagaggaagaggaagaggaagaggaagaggaagaggaagaggaagaggaagaggaagaggaagaggaagaggaagaggaagaggagaaggagaaggagaaggagaaggagaaggagaagaaaaagaaggaggaggaggaggaggaggaggaggagaagaaggaaaaaaaagagaaagagaagaagaaagagaaggagaagaaataa